One Methanolobus sp. WCC4 DNA segment encodes these proteins:
- a CDS encoding DUF4386 domain-containing protein, producing MDENRKKAMLAGALILFAYAVLASSVTGSKIIVMFSEALSGVAVIAIAAIMFPLFKPYNEKLSLWYIIFRGIEGGLMIIAGVLFLSSNTVLMEVYDGIYVVHAYIFGVAALFFYYLLYLSGLIPRWLSVWGFIAAILLILVNLLEVTGLIPISMLFYLPIISNEVVLAIWLIIKGFDPSAITTTT from the coding sequence ATGGATGAGAACAGAAAAAAAGCAATGCTTGCAGGGGCATTAATTTTATTTGCCTATGCTGTTTTAGCCAGCAGCGTTACAGGATCAAAGATAATAGTAATGTTCTCTGAAGCACTTAGTGGTGTTGCAGTTATTGCTATTGCAGCTATAATGTTTCCGCTCTTTAAACCATACAACGAGAAATTATCTCTTTGGTACATCATTTTTAGAGGTATTGAAGGCGGACTTATGATAATTGCCGGAGTTTTATTTTTATCTTCCAACACTGTGTTAATGGAAGTATATGATGGGATTTACGTGGTTCATGCATATATTTTTGGTGTAGCTGCTTTGTTTTTTTACTATCTACTATATCTATCAGGACTTATTCCCCGATGGTTATCAGTATGGGGCTTCATTGCAGCAATATTACTGATACTGGTGAACTTATTGGAAGTAACCGGCCTTATTCCGATTTCGATGCTATTTTACCTTCCGATCATCTCAAATGAGGTCGTTCTGGCAATATGGCTGATAATTAAAGGATTCGATCCATCTGCAATTACTACTACAACTTGA
- the pyrF gene encoding orotidine-5'-phosphate decarboxylase yields the protein MERKTGLILALDVTDREKAVKISEKVAGYVDAIKIGYPLVLSTGMDMISKLAEYAPIIADFKVADIPNTNRLICEQVFKAGADAVIVQGFTGHDSLEAAVKLAKEQDKDIYVVTEMSHPGALDFMQEVGEGIAKMAADAKASGVVAPATRPERVTEIRKIIGNELSIISPGVGAQGGTASDVIKAGADWVIVGRSIYQSDEPDMAAKKLVDEIKEVI from the coding sequence ATGGAAAGGAAGACAGGACTCATACTTGCACTTGATGTTACAGACAGAGAAAAAGCTGTGAAAATATCCGAAAAGGTTGCAGGATACGTGGATGCCATCAAGATAGGCTATCCATTAGTACTTTCAACAGGAATGGATATGATAAGTAAGCTCGCGGAATATGCACCTATCATTGCAGATTTCAAGGTAGCTGACATCCCTAATACAAATCGCCTTATCTGTGAACAGGTCTTCAAGGCAGGTGCAGATGCTGTGATAGTTCAGGGTTTCACCGGACATGACAGTCTTGAAGCTGCCGTGAAACTTGCAAAGGAACAGGACAAGGACATCTACGTGGTCACTGAGATGAGCCACCCCGGTGCTCTTGATTTCATGCAGGAAGTAGGCGAAGGTATCGCAAAGATGGCAGCCGATGCAAAAGCATCCGGTGTGGTTGCACCTGCAACACGTCCTGAAAGGGTCACTGAGATCAGGAAGATCATCGGTAACGAGCTCTCTATCATATCACCTGGCGTTGGTGCACAGGGTGGCACTGCCTCGGATGTTATCAAAGCCGGAGCTGATTGGGTAATTGTCGGCAGGAGTATCTACCAGTCTGACGAACCTGACATGGCTGCAAAAAAGTTGGTTGACGAGATTAAAGAAGTTATCTGA
- a CDS encoding DUF6326 family protein, with protein sequence MNSTKGTTGILEDVKINVKLKLSALWATLMFLYLYVDLFYLHAPGEIEHIMSGNLGPFPVTQASLLAAMVLMTIPALMVFLSVALPAKANRWTNIIVGILYIVVVIGNTIGESWFFYIFGSVVEFVLLLLIVGYAWKWPKLEA encoded by the coding sequence ATGAATTCAACTAAAGGGACAACAGGGATCTTAGAAGATGTGAAGATAAATGTGAAGTTAAAACTTTCAGCACTATGGGCAACTTTGATGTTCTTATATCTATATGTAGATCTTTTCTATTTGCATGCACCAGGGGAAATCGAACATATAATGTCAGGGAATCTGGGACCTTTTCCGGTTACTCAGGCATCTTTGTTAGCAGCCATGGTACTAATGACCATTCCCGCTCTTATGGTTTTCCTGTCAGTGGCGTTGCCGGCAAAAGCTAATCGCTGGACGAATATCATCGTGGGTATACTCTATATTGTTGTTGTGATAGGGAATACAATTGGAGAGTCCTGGTTCTTTTATATATTCGGTTCCGTTGTGGAATTCGTGCTTCTTTTACTGATCGTCGGATATGCATGGAAGTGGCCGAAGCTGGAAGCATGA
- a CDS encoding ester cyclase, which produces MTAEENMELMITLDDAWNAQDWDTFDKRHADDTAVYWPGQDEPTRGIKAHREEAIEFYKTFPDNHVENRPYKTLFGQGDWTCSVAVFTGTMKGPMKTPDGGEIPPTNKSFKVDFCTVAHWKDGQIVEEKLFYDLMSVMKQIGLM; this is translated from the coding sequence GTGACCGCTGAAGAGAATATGGAATTAATGATAACACTGGACGATGCCTGGAATGCACAGGACTGGGATACATTCGATAAGCGTCATGCTGACGATACAGCTGTCTACTGGCCAGGACAGGATGAACCGACAAGAGGAATAAAAGCACATAGGGAAGAAGCTATAGAGTTCTACAAGACCTTCCCGGACAATCATGTGGAGAACAGGCCCTACAAAACATTGTTCGGCCAGGGAGACTGGACATGTTCAGTGGCCGTATTTACCGGTACTATGAAAGGTCCAATGAAAACTCCTGATGGAGGGGAGATCCCACCCACAAATAAGAGTTTCAAAGTGGACTTTTGTACAGTTGCTCACTGGAAGGACGGACAGATCGTTGAAGAGAAGCTTTTTTATGATCTCATGAGTGTGATGAAACAGATCGGGCTGATGTAA
- a CDS encoding YdeI/OmpD-associated family protein yields MNSTNNSKQTKKQPPEQLYVSDRDEWRKWLDEHHDKKSEIWLVYYKKHTSKPTIPYDDAVEEAICFGWIDSVVRKLDDEKYMQKFTPRKSKSNWSYLNKERARKMIKAGKMTDAGCEKIRELLEEDKNGLKVSKKETNKEAKKKLVIPPNVKKALSANKRASEYFNNLAPGYKRNYIEWILDAKREETRQRRLKELIKRLEENKKPGMK; encoded by the coding sequence ATGAATTCCACAAACAATTCCAAACAGACCAAAAAGCAGCCACCTGAACAACTCTACGTAAGTGACCGTGATGAGTGGAGAAAATGGCTTGATGAACATCACGACAAGAAAAGTGAGATCTGGCTGGTATACTATAAGAAACACACCAGTAAGCCCACAATACCATACGACGATGCTGTGGAAGAAGCGATCTGTTTCGGATGGATAGACAGTGTTGTACGAAAGCTGGACGATGAAAAGTACATGCAGAAGTTCACGCCCCGGAAAAGCAAAAGCAACTGGTCCTACCTGAACAAAGAAAGGGCCAGAAAGATGATCAAAGCAGGAAAGATGACAGATGCCGGCTGCGAAAAAATAAGGGAACTGCTGGAAGAGGATAAGAACGGCCTGAAGGTCAGCAAAAAGGAAACGAACAAAGAAGCGAAAAAGAAACTTGTCATTCCTCCTAATGTTAAAAAGGCCCTCTCTGCAAATAAAAGGGCCAGTGAGTACTTCAACAACCTTGCACCCGGATACAAAAGAAACTATATTGAATGGATACTCGATGCTAAAAGAGAGGAAACAAGGCAAAGAAGGCTCAAAGAACTCATTAAGCGACTTGAAGAGAACAAAAAACCGGGGATGAAGTGA
- a CDS encoding DUF6326 family protein: MEMNDRSKGFNGLVDWKIDRKVLLSTLWIFALLNYLYCDILTLMDASVLNQFLTGTVEGMQITQDLLLAGSVLMEIPIAMVLLSRVLKYRVNRWANMISGFIMTVVQAATLISPSTSYYTFFSIIEIATTLVIFAVALKWTEPGEMSSL, from the coding sequence ATGGAGATGAACGATAGAAGCAAAGGATTCAATGGACTGGTAGACTGGAAGATAGACCGGAAAGTTTTGCTCTCAACGCTATGGATATTTGCATTATTGAATTACCTTTATTGTGACATCTTAACATTGATGGATGCCAGTGTGCTCAATCAGTTCTTAACAGGAACTGTCGAAGGTATGCAGATAACACAGGATCTCTTATTAGCTGGATCCGTATTGATGGAGATCCCAATTGCCATGGTTCTTTTGTCCAGAGTATTGAAATACAGGGTAAATAGGTGGGCTAATATGATCTCAGGTTTTATCATGACCGTTGTACAGGCAGCTACGCTTATTTCTCCATCCACATCCTATTATACATTTTTCAGCATCATAGAAATTGCTACTACTCTAGTCATTTTTGCGGTCGCATTAAAATGGACAGAACCCGGAGAAATGTCTTCATTATGA
- a CDS encoding winged helix-turn-helix domain-containing protein: MKKELNDVLFASEKRKNVLLSLQNGPQEMDHLLKSLETTRQALLPQIKILEEHHLVDHKNDIYKLTTIGKLIVEKMVTLVNTVETFDTDIDYWGTHYLDFIPQHLLSRISEIGKTTVISIPPVEQYDTKKLYHEKSKESSFNCSVTTLLYPNYHDIFTYLIENDIKTNVIVSESLLEKICSDYRVNFESYIKTDVVNIYVYKKKMGFLFFTYDDFFVTLYLLRKNEELDSKFIRSGNENALKWAEELFDYYLENSVPVTEL, from the coding sequence ATGAAGAAAGAGTTGAACGATGTGTTGTTTGCATCTGAAAAACGAAAGAATGTGCTGTTATCGTTGCAGAATGGACCACAAGAAATGGATCACCTTCTTAAATCACTGGAAACAACCAGACAGGCATTACTCCCCCAGATCAAGATCTTAGAAGAGCATCATCTTGTTGATCACAAAAACGATATTTACAAATTAACAACAATTGGGAAGTTAATTGTTGAAAAGATGGTTACATTAGTAAACACTGTTGAAACCTTTGACACTGATATCGATTACTGGGGAACCCATTATCTGGATTTTATTCCACAGCACTTATTATCAAGGATCAGTGAGATAGGAAAAACTACTGTGATATCTATTCCTCCTGTAGAGCAATACGATACCAAAAAACTATATCATGAAAAATCTAAAGAATCCAGTTTTAACTGTTCAGTTACTACACTACTCTATCCCAATTATCATGATATATTCACTTATCTGATCGAAAATGATATAAAAACAAATGTAATTGTCTCTGAAAGTCTACTTGAAAAAATATGTAGCGATTACCGTGTAAACTTTGAAAGTTACATAAAAACTGACGTAGTCAATATCTATGTTTATAAGAAAAAAATGGGTTTCCTGTTCTTTACGTATGATGATTTTTTCGTCACTTTATACCTATTAAGAAAGAATGAAGAGTTGGATTCCAAATTTATTCGATCAGGTAACGAAAATGCACTAAAATGGGCAGAAGAGCTTTTTGACTACTACCTGGAGAACTCTGTGCCAGTAACAGAACTTTGA
- a CDS encoding DUF5996 family protein, with protein sequence MSNIHHEEQFPALPIEEWEDTMNTFHLFSQIIGKIRLGLFPKRNHWWHATLYMSTRGITTGPIPYEDMAFEMEFDLIDHVLVITTSRDSEKVIPLKGLSVSRFYKDVFSSLSELGIKAKIWAVPYDTPFSTEPFETDEEHAAYDEKYVNMYWRILVQMNSVFQTYRGRFAGKCSPVQYFWHHKDLSLIFFSGKAATLWEGASMVDSEAYSHEMIAYGFWAGDENVREPAFYAAVYPEPEGLTDEPLSPEKAFWSPDGGGMALLMYNDIRESPDPKKEIMDFMESVYQAGTKKGNWDLGPLEYQV encoded by the coding sequence ATGAGCAATATACACCATGAAGAACAGTTTCCAGCTCTTCCCATTGAAGAATGGGAAGATACAATGAACACATTCCATCTATTCTCGCAAATAATCGGAAAGATCCGCCTTGGGCTATTCCCTAAAAGGAACCACTGGTGGCATGCGACATTGTACATGTCTACAAGAGGGATCACTACAGGACCTATTCCTTATGAGGATATGGCCTTTGAGATGGAATTCGATCTCATTGACCATGTACTGGTTATCACGACAAGCAGGGATTCTGAGAAGGTCATCCCCTTGAAAGGACTTTCTGTATCCCGATTCTATAAGGATGTATTCTCATCCCTTTCAGAACTTGGTATAAAGGCAAAAATATGGGCTGTTCCCTATGACACACCCTTTAGTACGGAACCGTTCGAAACGGACGAAGAACATGCAGCATATGACGAGAAGTATGTGAACATGTACTGGCGTATCCTTGTGCAGATGAACTCGGTCTTCCAGACATACAGAGGAAGATTTGCAGGAAAATGTTCCCCGGTCCAATATTTCTGGCATCATAAGGACCTTTCATTGATCTTCTTCTCTGGAAAAGCTGCAACTCTGTGGGAAGGCGCCAGCATGGTGGACAGCGAGGCCTATTCGCATGAGATGATAGCCTATGGTTTCTGGGCAGGGGATGAGAACGTCAGAGAACCTGCATTCTATGCTGCCGTATATCCTGAACCCGAAGGACTTACCGATGAGCCTTTGAGTCCTGAGAAAGCATTCTGGTCACCCGATGGAGGAGGTATGGCCCTTCTGATGTATAATGACATCAGAGAATCCCCTGACCCCAAAAAGGAGATAATGGATTTCATGGAAAGTGTATACCAGGCCGGTACCAAAAAAGGAAACTGGGATCTGGGGCCTCTGGAATATCAGGTGTGA
- a CDS encoding rod shape-determining protein: MWVLINTAVDNVDYLDNNNGYLYIGIDAGMFKTSVCTSDGKRFSERSVVAFSKAEDDSSEAMAILGREALEMEDADIKEPLADGLKKEDDVIAFKKYLKALVTENGIDTDGNIYAIVGVPSDADKEYKKKLLELCRDLFSGAMLVDEVFCAAYKKGLLDGSIIVDIGLNRTEICIMNGEVPQDTEYLSIPCAGKDIDHEIVKLIKERWPDSQVTEDVTREWKEEHGYLCSDPDNCVVNIPLEDGEVEESIADELQIACEFVVTDIVSGITRILSEIAPELRGSLRNNIHIFGGTSDLGNIDTFIENELKELGGGKVYRDLDPVYGISEGALELSKNMPVEFWEQLDTGKQNEEMIV; encoded by the coding sequence ATGTGGGTCTTAATAAACACGGCAGTTGATAACGTGGATTACCTGGACAATAATAACGGATATCTGTATATTGGAATAGATGCAGGTATGTTCAAAACATCGGTTTGTACAAGTGATGGGAAAAGATTCTCTGAGCGAAGTGTTGTAGCTTTTTCAAAGGCAGAAGATGATAGCTCTGAAGCAATGGCTATCCTAGGCAGAGAGGCTCTTGAAATGGAGGATGCAGACATAAAGGAGCCTTTAGCTGACGGACTTAAAAAAGAAGATGATGTCATTGCTTTCAAAAAGTATCTGAAGGCTCTTGTTACTGAGAATGGCATTGATACTGACGGGAATATATATGCCATAGTCGGTGTTCCTTCTGATGCTGATAAGGAATACAAAAAGAAGCTTCTGGAACTTTGCAGGGATCTATTCTCAGGTGCAATGCTTGTGGATGAGGTTTTCTGTGCAGCTTACAAGAAGGGTCTTCTTGACGGGTCGATCATTGTGGACATAGGTCTGAACAGGACGGAGATCTGTATCATGAACGGTGAGGTACCGCAGGATACTGAATACCTGAGTATTCCATGTGCGGGTAAGGATATTGACCATGAGATCGTCAAGCTCATAAAGGAGAGATGGCCGGACTCACAGGTGACAGAGGATGTTACCAGGGAATGGAAGGAGGAGCATGGTTATCTTTGCTCGGATCCGGACAATTGTGTTGTCAACATTCCTCTTGAAGACGGTGAGGTCGAAGAATCCATTGCTGATGAATTGCAGATCGCATGTGAATTCGTGGTCACTGATATTGTTTCCGGGATAACACGGATCCTTTCGGAGATTGCCCCTGAACTTCGTGGGTCACTAAGGAATAACATCCACATCTTTGGAGGCACCAGCGATCTTGGCAATATTGATACTTTTATTGAGAATGAACTGAAAGAGCTGGGAGGAGGTAAAGTGTATCGTGACCTTGACCCGGTCTATGGTATCTCCGAAGGGGCACTTGAACTTTCAAAGAATATGCCGGTAGAATTCTGGGAGCAACTGGATACCGGAAAACAGAATGAGGAGATGATCGTATGA
- a CDS encoding deoxyhypusine synthase, which yields MEHCHSHGEKLQNPIKQAKITENMSVDELVCAIDGCAFGAGKLADAVDIYTEMLANDSTSFFGLAGAMVPAGMRQIVTDLIYDGHIDVLVTTGANMVHEIVESMGLHHYKGCADCDDIELKHDEINRIYDVYLPEPYFVDFEEKLKSILSDVGTETISIREFMTHLGNNIDDKDSILRAAADMNVPVYCPAIQDSMIGLQAWLYKQTNKLNVDAFSDMKEIIDICYEAKDPGAVLIGGGVPKNYIFQSMLITHQEFEYAIQLTMDTPETGGLSGATLDEARSWGKVSETARSVTVHSDATITLPIMVAAARSRLANK from the coding sequence ATGGAACATTGTCATTCACATGGAGAGAAACTCCAGAATCCTATCAAACAGGCGAAGATCACAGAGAATATGAGCGTTGACGAACTCGTGTGTGCCATCGATGGTTGTGCATTTGGTGCAGGTAAACTGGCAGATGCAGTTGACATCTACACCGAGATGCTTGCAAACGACTCCACCAGCTTTTTTGGGCTTGCAGGTGCAATGGTACCGGCAGGAATGCGACAGATAGTCACCGACCTTATCTATGACGGTCACATCGATGTGCTTGTCACAACAGGTGCCAACATGGTACATGAGATAGTGGAATCAATGGGGCTGCATCACTACAAGGGATGTGCAGATTGTGATGACATCGAACTGAAACACGATGAGATAAACAGGATATACGATGTCTATCTTCCTGAACCTTATTTCGTTGACTTCGAGGAGAAGCTCAAGAGCATACTCTCAGATGTAGGTACAGAGACCATATCCATCAGGGAATTCATGACACACCTGGGGAACAACATCGATGATAAGGATTCTATCCTCAGGGCTGCAGCGGACATGAACGTGCCGGTCTACTGTCCTGCAATACAGGACTCCATGATAGGACTTCAGGCATGGCTCTACAAGCAGACCAACAAACTGAACGTCGATGCATTCTCAGATATGAAAGAGATAATCGATATCTGCTACGAGGCAAAGGACCCCGGAGCAGTGCTTATAGGCGGCGGCGTCCCCAAGAACTACATATTCCAGTCCATGCTTATCACACACCAGGAATTCGAATATGCTATCCAGCTCACAATGGACACCCCGGAAACAGGTGGCTTAAGCGGTGCAACACTTGACGAAGCACGTTCATGGGGCAAGGTCAGCGAAACAGCACGTTCTGTTACCGTTCACTCAGATGCAACCATCACACTTCCGATAATGGTCGCAGCAGCAAGGAGCAGACTTGCCAACAAGTAA